GTATCGCCTTGGGTTGCCGGGGAAGCAGTTTCTCGACTTCATCCACGCTGAGGGTTCCCGTTTCCGGTTCGACATCACCGGTTAAAGGGATAAAACCGTTTTCTTCGCAAAGATATCCGTATATTTGCGGAGAAAGCGATGAGAGAATGATATGGTCGGAAGGCTTCACATCGATGATATCAAGGGCGATCCGAAGCGCATTATAATAGCTTGAAAATGCGAGACCCCCTGAAAGATTAAGAAATGCGGACATTTTTAATTCAAACTGATGTGAACGATTTCCTGGACCTATTTCTTCTGAAACCATACAGGTGAGGACACTATCCATATGCTTACGCTTGATCGTGGGTTTAAATATCGGAATCATTGGTTAACCTATTGTTTAATTTTAGTGAGTTGCTGCAACTCTTTTGGATCAAAAAGCTTTTTTATATTCAATATAATGAGATAATCACCGCTTTCATTCACAACCCCCAGGATATACTCCGCACCTATTCCTGAAATTATTTTCGGCGGTAGTTGAATCTGTTTCTGCTCGATTGATACAACGCGTGATACCCTGTCGATGATAATGCCGAGCTGGGTTCCGGCTACATCGATAATAATATAGCCGCTCAAAAGTTTATCGTCATCCGAAAGTTCCGCTTTTTTAATGTGAAATCGTTTGTGCAGATCGATGATCGGATAGATGATGCTTCGCAGATTGAGAATACCTGCGACATAGGGCGGTGCATTCGGTATCGGCCTGATATCGATCATCCCGACAATTTCTTTCACATCCATTATATCAATACCATATTTTTCACTACCGAGCTGGAATGTCACCAGCTGTATTCTTTGTTCGGTTTCATTCATATTCTGCTCCTGTTACTATTATAGTAAAACTTGCGTTAATTTCTATATCATTTCCTGATAAATAATTTTTTTTTTAACAAAACCTAAGGTTCAAACGCATATTTGCCGATAAGCG
Above is a window of Spirochaetales bacterium DNA encoding:
- a CDS encoding chemotaxis protein CheW — protein: MNETEQRIQLVTFQLGSEKYGIDIMDVKEIVGMIDIRPIPNAPPYVAGILNLRSIIYPIIDLHKRFHIKKAELSDDDKLLSGYIIIDVAGTQLGIIIDRVSRVVSIEQKQIQLPPKIISGIGAEYILGVVNESGDYLIILNIKKLFDPKELQQLTKIKQ